In a genomic window of Deinococcus ruber:
- a CDS encoding branched-chain amino acid ABC transporter permease encodes MESLLAAILINGLLLGILYAIIALGYTMVYGILQLINFAHSEVFVTGAIIAYETFRILSPAPDAPPGSGLNPYIVFVIALVVAMLVCGLLNILIERLAYRPLRNAPKLVPLISAIGVSFILQDLLRLFEGVQGRFDLAVNVPAAFNANVVTILDNNIQIKDVLLVVVAAVMLFGLNRLVNHSKTGRAIRAVAQDRVTAGLMGIDSNRMIALTFMIGGALGGLGGVLFAMKFPNINAYSGTIPGTKAFSAAVLGGIGSIPGAVLGGLVLGVVENFLGVLSSFALIFPKLAFLAAIKSEYKDVGAFIALIVILIFKPSGLLGRNTTEKV; translated from the coding sequence ATGGAAAGTCTTCTTGCCGCGATCCTGATCAATGGATTACTGCTGGGTATTCTGTACGCCATCATTGCGCTTGGTTACACAATGGTGTACGGCATTCTTCAGCTCATCAACTTCGCCCACTCGGAAGTCTTCGTGACCGGGGCCATCATCGCCTACGAAACGTTCCGAATTCTCTCGCCCGCACCAGACGCACCTCCCGGCTCCGGCCTGAATCCGTATATCGTCTTTGTCATTGCGCTGGTCGTTGCCATGCTGGTCTGTGGCCTGCTGAACATCCTGATCGAGCGCCTCGCGTACCGCCCGCTGCGAAACGCGCCCAAGCTGGTGCCGCTGATCAGCGCTATCGGCGTGTCGTTCATCCTGCAAGACCTGCTGCGACTGTTCGAGGGCGTGCAGGGCCGCTTCGATCTGGCCGTCAACGTGCCAGCCGCCTTTAACGCCAACGTGGTCACGATTCTCGACAACAATATTCAGATCAAGGACGTGCTGCTGGTCGTGGTCGCCGCCGTGATGCTGTTCGGGCTGAACCGCCTGGTCAATCACAGCAAGACGGGCCGCGCCATCCGCGCCGTAGCACAGGACCGCGTGACCGCCGGACTGATGGGCATCGACAGCAACCGCATGATCGCCCTGACATTCATGATCGGTGGCGCGCTCGGCGGACTGGGCGGCGTGCTGTTTGCCATGAAGTTCCCGAACATCAACGCCTACAGCGGCACCATTCCCGGCACCAAGGCCTTCAGCGCCGCCGTGCTGGGCGGCATCGGCAGCATTCCCGGCGCAGTGCTGGGCGGGCTGGTGCTGGGCGTGGTCGAGAACTTCCTGGGCGTACTGAGCAGCTTTGCCCTGATCTTCCCCAAGCTGGCCTTCCTGGCCGCGATCAAGTCCGAGTACAAGGACGTAGGCGCGTTCATCGCCCTGATCGTGATCCTGATCTTCAAGCCCTCCGGTCTGCTGGGCCGTAACACCACGGAGAAGGTATGA
- a CDS encoding branched-chain amino acid ABC transporter substrate-binding protein, which translates to MKKLGMSVLTLGVLALGSAQAVTVIKIASMSPLSGSSSDLGLQIRNATEMVIKESRSSFLAMGFDLQFVAYDDQADPTTGTANARRIAADNSILAMVGTLNSGVVIPSSEVLAPSHVAIVSPANTNPKVTDRGLSNMNRICARDDSQGPAGADFVIETLKAKKVYVLNDKTPYGQGLADAAQKEFQAKGVTVAASEGTEEKSDFSSIITKIKLAKPDAIYFGGLYGQVGPFAKQLREAGVTTPVMGGDGYDSPDLLSLGGAGAKDIYFTTVAPPLESVPAAKVVAVRYKAAYKKDLAGFGIMAYDSAKVVVNGVMSALKANGNKLPSRTQVETAVRNTNLSTGLLTGAIDFNSAGDRKTAKMYIRQVNDKLTFVTAGVVNVKVAKQ; encoded by the coding sequence ATGAAGAAACTCGGTATGTCTGTCCTGACCCTTGGTGTGCTGGCCCTCGGAAGTGCGCAAGCCGTCACTGTCATCAAGATCGCCAGCATGTCGCCGCTCTCCGGCAGCAGCAGCGACCTGGGCCTCCAGATTCGCAACGCCACCGAGATGGTCATCAAGGAGAGCCGTTCGTCGTTCCTGGCGATGGGCTTCGACCTTCAGTTCGTCGCCTACGACGATCAGGCCGACCCCACCACCGGCACCGCCAACGCCCGCCGTATCGCCGCCGACAACAGCATCCTGGCGATGGTCGGCACCCTGAACAGCGGTGTGGTCATTCCCAGCAGCGAAGTGCTGGCCCCCAGCCACGTCGCCATCGTGTCGCCCGCCAACACCAACCCCAAGGTGACGGACCGTGGCCTGAGCAACATGAACCGCATCTGCGCCCGTGACGACTCGCAGGGGCCTGCAGGTGCCGATTTCGTGATCGAGACCCTGAAGGCCAAGAAGGTCTACGTCCTGAACGACAAGACCCCGTATGGTCAGGGCCTCGCCGACGCCGCCCAGAAGGAATTCCAGGCCAAGGGCGTTACCGTTGCCGCTTCGGAAGGCACCGAGGAGAAGAGCGACTTCTCCAGCATCATCACCAAGATCAAGCTCGCCAAGCCCGACGCCATCTACTTCGGCGGTCTGTACGGCCAGGTCGGCCCCTTCGCCAAGCAGCTGCGTGAAGCGGGCGTGACCACCCCGGTCATGGGCGGCGACGGCTACGACAGCCCCGACCTCCTGAGCCTCGGCGGAGCCGGAGCCAAGGACATCTACTTCACCACCGTCGCGCCGCCCCTGGAGTCGGTGCCCGCTGCCAAGGTGGTCGCCGTACGCTACAAGGCCGCCTACAAGAAAGACCTCGCGGGCTTCGGCATCATGGCCTACGACAGCGCCAAGGTCGTTGTAAACGGCGTGATGAGCGCCCTGAAGGCCAACGGCAACAAGCTGCCCAGCCGCACCCAGGTCGAGACTGCTGTTCGCAACACCAACCTGAGCACCGGTCTGCTGACCGGAGCCATCGACTTCAACAGCGCGGGCGACCGCAAGACCGCCAAGATGTACATCCGTCAGGTCAACGACAAGCTGACCTTCGTGACGGCAGGCGTCGTCAACGTGAAGGTTGCCAAGCAGTAA
- the glnA gene encoding type I glutamate--ammonia ligase, protein MTKKSAPSRASNDVQTAPPEDVLRSDSIESILQRLQSENVKFLRLQFCDILGTIKNIEVTQSQFAKALRGEVMFDGSAVEGFTRIEESDMLLRPDLSTFLVFPQFSREEGERGKVARLICDIYLPGGTPFEGDPRRVLRRQIERAAAMGLTLYCGPEPEFFLFERSESGGGTTRTNDHAGYFDLAPIDRGERIRREITNKLIEMNFEIEGAHHEVAPGQHEIDFRYAPALQTADAVSTFKFAVKRVALEYGLLASFLPKPVAGVNGSGMHCHLSLFKDGSNAFADPNGEYGLSDLALHFIAGLLEHASGMVAVTNPLVNSYKRLVPGFEAPVNVAWSTSNRSALVRIPAKRGNSTRAEFRMPDPSCNPYLALALMLAAGLDGIQAKLEPPPAIQRNIFKMTVREKRHHKIRELPTNLSEAVDALERDEVMAAALGEHVLGHYSEAKRQEWAAYSATVHAWELERYLDLI, encoded by the coding sequence ATGACCAAAAAATCCGCTCCCAGCCGAGCGTCCAACGACGTTCAGACCGCTCCTCCAGAAGATGTTCTCCGTTCGGACAGCATCGAAAGCATCCTCCAGCGGCTCCAGAGCGAGAACGTCAAGTTCCTGCGCCTTCAGTTCTGTGACATCCTGGGCACCATCAAGAACATCGAGGTGACACAGAGTCAGTTCGCCAAGGCGCTTCGAGGCGAGGTGATGTTCGATGGCAGCGCCGTCGAGGGCTTCACGCGCATCGAAGAATCCGACATGCTGCTGCGCCCCGACCTCAGCACCTTCCTGGTATTTCCGCAGTTCTCGCGCGAGGAGGGTGAACGCGGCAAGGTGGCCCGCCTGATCTGCGACATCTACCTGCCCGGCGGCACACCCTTCGAGGGCGATCCGCGCCGGGTGCTGCGCCGCCAGATCGAACGTGCAGCCGCGATGGGCCTGACGCTGTACTGTGGCCCCGAGCCAGAGTTTTTCCTGTTCGAGCGCAGTGAAAGCGGCGGCGGCACCACCCGCACCAACGATCACGCCGGATATTTCGACCTCGCGCCCATTGACCGGGGCGAGCGCATCCGCCGCGAAATCACCAACAAGCTGATCGAGATGAATTTCGAGATCGAGGGCGCACACCACGAGGTCGCGCCTGGTCAGCACGAGATCGACTTTCGCTACGCCCCCGCCCTTCAGACCGCCGACGCCGTTTCGACCTTCAAATTTGCGGTCAAGCGGGTGGCTCTGGAATATGGTCTGCTCGCCAGCTTTCTGCCCAAGCCGGTCGCGGGCGTAAACGGTTCGGGTATGCACTGCCATCTGAGCCTGTTCAAAGACGGCAGCAACGCCTTTGCCGACCCGAACGGCGAATATGGTCTGTCTGATCTGGCGCTGCACTTCATAGCCGGGCTGCTGGAACACGCGTCCGGTATGGTGGCGGTCACCAATCCGCTGGTCAACAGCTATAAACGGCTGGTACCCGGCTTCGAGGCTCCGGTCAACGTGGCCTGGAGCACCAGCAACCGTTCGGCCCTGGTGCGTATTCCGGCCAAGCGCGGCAATTCCACCCGCGCCGAATTCCGCATGCCCGATCCGAGCTGTAATCCGTATCTGGCCCTGGCCCTGATGCTGGCGGCGGGTCTGGACGGTATTCAGGCCAAACTGGAGCCGCCCCCGGCCATTCAGCGCAACATTTTCAAGATGACAGTTCGCGAGAAGCGCCACCACAAGATCAGAGAGCTGCCGACCAACCTGTCGGAAGCGGTAGACGCCCTGGAACGCGACGAAGTGATGGCGGCGGCGCTGGGCGAGCACGTGTTGGGGCATTACAGCGAGGCCAAGCGCCAGGAGTGGGCCGCCTACAGCGCCACCGTCCATGCCTGGGAACTCGAACGCTATCTCGATCTGATTTAG